The following proteins are encoded in a genomic region of Syngnathoides biaculeatus isolate LvHL_M chromosome 15, ASM1980259v1, whole genome shotgun sequence:
- the nipal3 gene encoding NIPA-like protein 3, with amino-acid sequence MDVSRASEDSYTNNLIGTLLAIFGNVLVSISVNIQKYGHVSIVGAKDPRVFYHTKTWWFGFILTTLGEAANFVSYAFAPLSLVAPLNAVSILTSFILGFIFMHEKSKAKDFAKHHGLSFLGSVLAVGGAYLFVTFGPNSHEKLTAEVVVKHLVGWPVLLYLGLEIIMFCLLLYFYKERNANYLVIILLLVALLGSVTVISVKAVSHMLILTLEGSMQLYYPIFTVMFVCMVATVIFQARFLSQASKLYDSFLIASVNYVLSTIFAVLAGAVFYLEFSHEDILHISMFLLGTAACFLGVFLITRTRKKNKNFEPYVTMNMSNGVPTIHSKGPEVPNDFTGSFSYGALVNRDGTTSSHQPVNAEQPTTAFRPTRASAGLPERKQD; translated from the exons ATGGACGTTAGCAGGGCAAGCGAAGATTCCTACACG AATAATCTCATCGGGACGTTGCTTGCTATATTTGGAAACGTGCTTGTCAGCATCTCCGTGAATATCCAG AAATACGGCCATGTGAGCATCGTGGGAGCCAAGGACCCACGCGTCTTCTACCACACCAAAACCTGGTGGTTTGGCTTTATTCTCACCACTCTGGGCGAAGCAGCCAACTTCGTGTCGTACGCTTTTGCTCCCCTCAGCCTCGTGGCGCCCCTCAATGCCGTCTCCATCTTGA caAGCTTCATTTTGGGTTTTATTTTCATGCATGAGAAATCAAAGGCAAAGGACTTTGCAA AGCACCACGGGCTGTCCTTCTTGGGCTCGGTCCTGGCTGTGGGCGGGGCGTACCTCTTTGTGACGTTTGGGCCAAACTCGCACGAAAAACTGACGGCAGAAGTTGTCGTGAAACATCTCGTCGGATGGCCCGTTCTCTTATATCTG GGCCTGGAGATCATCATGTTCTGCCTGCTTTTGTATTTCTACAAAGAGAGAAACGCAAACTACCTCGTCATCATCCTGCTGCTGGTTGCCTTACTCg GTTCAGTCACGGTCATCTCCGTGAAGGCCGTGTCCCACATGTTGATATTGACTCTTGAGGGCTCCATGCAGCTTTACTACCCCATCTTCACCGTCATGTTTGTGTGCATGGTGGCTACGGTCATCTTCCAAGCTAG gttTCTCTCCCAAGCTTCCAAGCTGTACGACTCTTTTCTGATCGCCAGTGTTAACTACGTCCTGTCCACCATATTTGCAGTCTTAGCAG GGGCTGTGTTTTACTTGGAATTTAGTCATGAAGACATCCTTCACATTAGCATGTTCTTATTGGG GACTGCGGCATGCTTCCTGGGTGTCTTCCTCATCACCAGAACCAGGAAAAAGAATAAGAACTTTGAGCCTTACGTCACTATGAATATGAGTAACG GTGTACCGACCATTCACAGCAAGGGTCCGGAGGTCCCGAATGACTTCACCGGTAGTTTCTCATACGGCGCTCTGGTCAACAGGGACGGAACCACTTCTTCGCACCAGCCCGTCAACGCGGAACAACCCACCACCGCCTTCAGGCCCACGCGGGCATCCGCTGGGCTTCCTGAGAGGAAGCAAGATTAG